A stretch of Fulvia fulva chromosome 4, complete sequence DNA encodes these proteins:
- a CDS encoding Transcription elongation factor spt6: MASADLFDTAAQVGSDEEEDDFDEETGEVRQSGKSKSKSRTNGADLDDSSEEEDDDDEEAMNEVRDGFIVDEEDEDDEVKEQRRKERKKRRRQEREEDEVLDDEDLDLIGVLDQEQRAPKESKFKRLKRGHRAEPVEDRGVENIFSDDEDGEGAAAAPRRGGLGQYDDEMNDFIEEDEFPDEEGGGMEEDQGVRAPRRAGIPDMKNLKDSGLGEAEMEDMQGAFGDGDEYIWALEAEAAQNEDQLDPDKPLELKDVFEPSQLEERMLTDRDHQIRLEDTPERFQLARGAYKDLSAYTDEQLAVRAAEEATWITSILFPRKRMDPDLREPFEAAVRKVLDFMNIEQLEPPFIFQNRKDYLIHSERVPNDDPNGPEFTIKAEKLLNQTDLWDVFDQDLKYRAFSERRDAIEKNVEILRELDQNFNDVVFEDMIPKAAQLDDLQDIQEYLNFSYSTTFRDLSIADAEDKGTQKRALGTRNMWDKIRKGPAYHLTRAIGITADAVARNAQGLGARTYVEDPDKLPEDLADTLIRDPDLRTGEDVLNAAKGIFVEELATSPRMRSHMRKIYYENLVFDCYRTDKGMKAIHEDHPYYEFKYLRNQEVRYFLVDKPELFLRMLKAESEGLVHVNVELRGKKAIYQELMKAIESDNLSEIAEAWNNLRRQILEKALQKLHVTISKGVKDNLKNECENKIGGFCRDTYIQKLDQAPFKPKGMELGTCARVLTLSNGAGRRGDAICWAYVDESGLVKENGKFSDLRLGNTEKYIPDGKDVEIFKELVERRNPDVVAVSGWSVETRRLYKDLQDIIEKFELRGTPYEDDDEREVADPLEVMIPQDEVARLYYNSPRAAADHPALPPITRYCVALAHYMQNPLKQYAALKRDIVSITFDPNQQLLPEDKLRRYLETAIVDIVNLVGVDINEAMSDTYTQNLLPYVCGLGQRKADHMVKTIGQNGGEVTKREDLVGDMDRIRASCGPQIFVNCASFLYISWEDENEADYLDGTRIHPQDYEIARKMAADALEMDEEDVQAEANENGGESAVVRKLIKDEATDKVNDLVLEQYAEQLESQFGQRKRATLETIRAELQNPYEELRRNFAPLSTEELFTQLTGETKDSLKEGMIVPVSVKKTFPEHIEVKLDCGIDGGIGALEFPEDMTANGIEPRNVWSQHQIIQAKLQFIDRRKLTAQLSLRESALREPYRPNFDHGLDEWDEEQEDRDKKLMQKTLESKTGRQQRVIKHTLFKNFNSTQAIGALQSAQRGECIIRPSSKGPDHLAVTWKIADGVYQHIDVLELDKENEFSVGRILKVGKLQYTDLDELVVNHVQAMSKKVDEMTNDEKYQNGTKQATEQWLSTYTEANPKRSMYAFCINPQYPGYFYCCFKAGQHAPHGHWPVKVIPNGFELKNQRYPDMRALKNGFKILFSQQGPQANGRR; this comes from the exons ATGGCTTCCGCCGACTTATTCGACACCGCGGCGCAGGTCGGCAGCGACGAGGAAGAAGACGACTTTGATGAGGAGACTGGCGAGGTGAGGCAGTCGGGAAAGTCAAAGTCAAAGTCAAGAACCAATGGCGCGGACCTGGACGACTCGAGCGAGGAGGAAGACGACGACGATGAGGAAGCTATGAACGAGGTCCGAGATGGCTTCATCGTCGACGAGGAGGACGAAGACGACGAAGTGAAAGAGCAGCGGCGCAAAGAGAGGAAGAAGCGAAGACGTCAAGAGCGTGAAGAGGATGAAGTACTCGACGATGAAGATTTGGACCTCATTGGAGTGCTGGACCAAGAGCAGCGTGCACCGAAGGAGAGCAAATTCAAACGCCTGAAGCGTGGTCACAGAGCCGAGCCCGTCGAAGACCGTGGCGTCGAAAACATATTCTCTGACGATGAAGACGGAGAGGGTGCCGCTGCTGCTCCTCGCAGAGGCGGCCTGGGACAGTATGATGATGAGATGAACGACTTCATTGAGGAGGACGAGTTTCCAGACGAGGAAGGTGGTGGTATGGAAGAAGACCAGGGGGTGCGCGCGCCGCGAAGAGCTGGAATCCCAGACATGAAAAACCTCAAAGACTCTGGACTCGGAGAAGCTGAGATGGAAGACATGCAGGGTGCTTTCGGTGATGGAGACGAGTACATTTGGGCCCTCGAGGCCGAAGCCGCTCAGAACGAGGACCAGCTTGATCCGGACAAGCCACTGGAGCTCAAGGACGTCTTCGAACCATCACAGCTGGAAGAGCGCATGCTCACGGACAGAGACCATCAGATCCGACTCGAGGATACGCCTGAGCGCTTCCAGCTAGCTCGTGGTGCCTACAAGGACTTGTCCGCCTACACAGATGAGCAGTTAGCTGTCCGAGCAGCAGAGGAAGCGACATGGATCACCAGTATCCTTTTCCCGCGGAAGCGAATGGACCCAGATCTTCGAGAGCCCTTCGAGGCAGCAGTGAGGAAAGTGCTCGATTTCATGAACATCGAGCAGCTCGAGCCGCCTTTCATCTTTCAGAATCGCAAAGACTATCTGATCCACTCAGAGCGTGTTCCCAACGACGATCCAAACGGACCGGAGTTCACGATCAAGGCAGAGAAGCTTCTGAACCAAACAGACCTGTGGGATGTTTTCGACCAGGATCTGAAGTACAGGGCGTTCTCTGAGCGCCGAGACGCAATTGAGAAGAACGTGGAAATACTGCGAGAGCTCGATCAGAATTTCAACGATGTCGTCTTCGAGGATATGATTCCCAAAGCTGCTCAACTCGATGATCTCCAGGACATACAGGAATATCTTAATTTCTCATACTCGACGACCTTCAGGGATTTGAGTATTGCCGACGCTGAAGACAAAGGAACACAAAAGCGCGCTCTTGGCACCCGAAACATGTGGGACAAGATCCGTAAAGGTCCAGCGTATCATCTGACTCGCGCTATCGGCATCACTGCTGATGCAGTCGCTCGGAACGCGCAAGGACTTGGTGCCAGGACCTATGTGGAAGACCCGGACAAGCTGCCGGAAGACCTCGCCGATACTCTCATCCGAGATCCAGATCTCAGGACCGGCGAGGACGTGCTCAACGCTGCCAAGGGTATCTTCGTTGAGGAGCTCGCCACTAGCCCACGCATGCGCAGTCATATGCGTAAGATCTACTATGAGAATCTGGTCTTTGACTGTTACCGCACGGACAAAGGCATGAAGGCAATCCACGAGGATCACCCATACTACGAATTCAAGTACCTGCGAAACCAAGAGGTTCGTTATTTCTTGGTGGACAAGCCAGAGCTGTTTTTGCGCATGCTCAAGGCCGAGTCGGAAGGTCTCGTGCACGTCAACGTCGAGCTGCGCGGAAAGAAAGCTATCTATCAGGAACTGATGAAGGCCATCGAGTCTGACAATCTTTCGGAAATCGCAGAGGCCTGGAATAATCTGCGAAGACAGATTCTCGAGAAAGCATTGCAAAAGTTGCACGTCACTATCTCCAAGGGCGTCAAGGACAATTTGAAGAACGAGTGCGAGAACAAGATTGGTGGCTTTTGTCGTGATACATATATCCAGAAGCTGGACCAGGCACCTTTCAAGCCAAAAGGTATGGAGCTCGGTACTTGTGCTCGTGTTCTGACGCTCTCGAACGGAGCTGGCCGACGCGGCGATGCCATCTGTTGGGCGTACGTGGACGAAAGTGGACTTGTCAAGGAGAACGGCAAGTTTTCGGATCTTCGACTCGGCAACACGGAGAAGTACATACCGGATGGCAAAGATGTCGAGATCTTCAAAGAGCTCGTGGAGCGCCGAAACCCCGACGTTGTGGCCGTCTCGGGTTGGTCTGTCGAAACTCGCAGGTTGTATAAGGACTTGCAAGACATCATCGAGAAGTTCGAGCTGCGCGGCACCCCCTACGAAGACGACGACGAGAGAGAGGTGGCTGATCCACTGGAGGTCATGATCCCCCAGGATGAAGTCGCACGGCTGTACTACAACTCTCCTCGCGCTGCGGCCGACCATCCAGCGTTGCCGCCTATCACGCGCTACTGTGTGGCTCTAGCACACTACATGCAGAACCCTCTGAAGCAGTACGCCGCCCTCAAGAGAGACATCGTCTCGATCACATTCGACCCAAATCAGCAACTACTACCCGAAGACAAGCTGAGGAGATACCTCGAAACTGCTATCGTCGATATCGTAAACCTTGTCGGTGTTGATATCAATGAGGCAATGAGCGATACGTACACTCAGAATCTACTGCCTTACGTATGTGGTCTGGGCCAGCGAAAGGCAGATCACATGGTCAAGACGATCGGGCAGAATGGCGGCGAAGTCACCAAGCGAGAGGATCTCGTAGGAGACATGGACAGGATAAGAGCGAGCTGTGGTCCACAGATCTTCGTCAACTGTGCAAGCTTTCTGTACATCTCGTGGGAGGATGAGAACGAAGCCGACTACTTGGACGGCACCAGGATTCATCCTCAAGATTACGAGATTGCGCGCAAAATGGCTGCAGATGCGCTCGAAATGGACGAAGAAGACGTGCAAGCTGAGGCCAACGAGAATGGAGGAGAAAGTGCTGTTGTCCGCAAGCTCATCAAGGACGAAGCTACCGACAAAGTCAACGACCTCGTCCTCGAGCAATACGCCGAGCAATTAGAGTCGCAGTTCGGACAGAGGAAACGCGCGACCCTGGAGACCATTCGCGCTGAGCTGCAAAATCCCTACGAAGAACTGCGACGCAACTTTGCTCCGCTAAGCACAGAAGAGCTGTTCACCCAACTCACCGGCGAGACTAAAGACTCGCTGAAGGAAGGCATGATCGTGCCAGTGTCGGTCAAGAAGACTTTCCCCGAGCACATAGAAGTCAAGCTAGACTGTGGCATCGATGGCGGCATTGGCGCTCTCGAGTTCCCGGAGGATATGACGGCGAACGGCATCGAGCCCAGGAACGTCTGGTCACAACATCAGATCATCCAGGCCAAGCTGCAGTTTATTGATCGGAGGAAGCTCACCGCGCAACTGAGCTTGAGAGAGAGCGCACTCAGAGAGCCATATCGACCGAACTTCGATCATGGTCTGGATGAGTGGGACGAAGAGCAAGAAGACCGTGACAAGAAGCTCATGCAGAAGACGCTCGAAAGCAAGACTGGTCGCCAGCAACGCGTCATCAAGCATACGCTGTTCAAGAACTTCAATTCGACGCAGGCCATCGGAGCGCTACAAAGTGCGCAGCGCGGCGAGTGTATCATTCGTCCATCTTCGAAGGGACCCGATCATCTGGCTGTAACCTGGAAGATTGCCGATGGTGTGTACCAACATATCGACGTTCTGGAGCTTGACAAGGAGAACGAGTTCAGCGTGGGCAGGATCCTCAAAGTCGGCAAGCTGCAGTACACCGATTTGGATGAATTGGTTGTGAACCACGTGCAAGCCATGTCCAAGAAGGTTGATGAGATGACCAACGACGAGAAGTACCAGAACGGCACGAAGCAAGCCACAG AACAATGGTTGAGCACATACACCGAGGCAAACCCGAAGCGGTCCATGTATGCCTTCTGCATCAACCCACAATATCCAGGCTACTTCTACTGCTGTTTCAAGGCCGGTCAGCACGCTCCTCATGGGCATTGGCCGGTGAAGGTCATCCCGAATGGCTTTGAGCTTAAGAACCAGCGCTACCCCGACATGAGAGCGTTGAAGAACGGCTTCAAGATTCTGTTCTCTCAGCAAGGGCCGCAGGCGAACGGAAGACGCTAG
- a CDS encoding Mitogen-activated protein kinase kinae MST7 — protein sequence MSADQFKARTMKRKNVKGLALSAPAKPAVPSDEDSQLPGALGNNGQRADTLEIGVEFRPDWRTEDLEIVKELGSGNGGTVSKVRHKGWNIVMARKIIHVEAKKEVRKRIVRELQIMHECNSPYIVSFYGAFMNESNDVTMCMEYMDVGSLDSISKNFGPVRVDVLGKIAEAVLGGLKYLYLAHRIMHRDIKPSNVLVNSKGQIKLCDFGVSSELENSVADTFVGTGTYMAPERIQGSPYTVKSDVWSVGLTLMELAIGKFPFSIENEDGEEDTAGPQGILDLLQQIVLEPAPKLPKSDAFPQILEDVIAKCMMKVPEERPTPQELYDTDPFLQAAKRTPVDLEAWAVSMMERHNRKSHLAPQLSPSTRALLRGTDTPSQSSASSTHDRTPTSGDIPISSAAPNGSGGRPFPVRTSSANYVQPQINLPIRQAPGSSRSRPETAGSDRSDAYRRAAPGVQ from the exons ATGAGTGCCGATCAGTTCAAGGCAAGGACGATGAAGAGGAAGAACGTCAAGGGTCTTGCCCTCAGTGCACCTGCAAAACCTGCAGTGCCTTCAGACGAAGATTCGCAACTGCCTGGAGCACTGGGGAACAACGGCCAGCGAGCAGACACCCTAGAGATTGGCGTCGAGTTCAGGCCTGACTGGCGGACGGAAGATCTTGAGATCGTCAAAGAGCTTGGGTCAGGCAACGGCGGCACAGTGAGCAAAGTACGGCACAAGGGCTGGAACATAGTCATGGCGAGGAAGATTATTCATGTCGAGGCCAAGAAAGAGGTGCGGAAACGCATTGTGAGGGAGCTGCAGATCATGCACGAGTGCAATTCGCCCTACATTGTCTCCTTCTACGGGGCCTTCATGAATGAATCGAACGACGTGACCATGTGCATGGAGTACATGGATGTTGG TTCACTCGACAGCATATCGAAGAACTTCGGGCCTGTCCGCGTGGATGTACTTGGAAAGATAGCAGAAGCTGTCCTCGGCGGCCTGAAGTACCTATATCTTGCCCATCGAATCATGCACCGAGACATCAAACCTTCGAATGTTCTTGTCAACAGCAAAGGCCAGATCAAGCTATGCGACTTTGGCGTATCTTCCGAGCTCGAAAACAGTGTGGCAGACACATTTGTCGGCACAGGCACATACATGGCCCCAGAGAGGATCCAGGGCAGTCCTTATACCGTGAAAAGTGATGTGTGGAGTGTGGGATTGACCCTCATGGAGTTGGCGATAGGAAAGTTCCCGTTCAGTATCGAAAACGAGGACGGTGAAGAAGACACGGCAGGGCCGCAGGGTATTCTTGACCTGCTACAACAGATTGTCCTGGAACCTGCGCCCAAACTTCCGAAGAGCGATGCGTTCCCACAAATCCTCGAGGACGTCATAGCCAAGTGCATGATGAAGGTGCCTGAGGAACGGCCTACACCGCAGGAACTGTACGACACAGACCCCTTCCTTCAGGCCGCAAAGCGCACGCCGGTGGACCTCGAGGCGTGGGCCGTAAGCATGATGGAGCGTCACAACCGAAAGAGTCATCTGGCGCCACAGCTGTCGCCCTCCACGCGTGCGTTATTGCGAGGCACAGATACACCAAGCCAGAGTTCAGCGTCCAGCACACACGACCGGACACCAACGTCCGGCGACATACCCATATCCTCGGCAGCTCCAAACGGTTCAGGTGGTCGCCCTTTTCCAGTCAGAACGAGCAGTGCAAATTATGTGCAGCCGCAGATCAACCTGCCTATTAGACAAGCACCGGGCTCATCACGAAGCAGACCTGAGACTGCTGGAAGCGACCGAAGTGATGCCTATAGACGTGCCGCGCCAGGAGTGCAGTGA